In a genomic window of Veillonellales bacterium:
- the trsS gene encoding radical SAM (seleno)protein TrsS, with protein MDDREKEEILLSETQSVCPECLQRIPAQRVARGNRVFLKKCCPEHGEYQVCVWQGEPGYLEWTNDQPPSSPTVCATEVNRGCPFDCGLCPEHRQQTCCVLLEVTNQCNLYCPVCFAAASPGNVQEPDLSVIEGWYRMLMRSGGPYNIQLSGGEPTVRDDLPEIIVLGKQLGLDFFQVNTNGLRLSSDENYVGRLKAAGLNCVFLQFDGMSDNVYLKLRGRPLLAIKKKVIEVCAAHNIGVVLVPTLIPGVNDGQIGEIIQFAVSKMPTVRGVHFQPVSYFGRYPKEPQDADRLTIPQIIGEIERQSGGKMKASHFRPPGGEQAHCSFHGNFVLMPNGELKPLVQETGACCCQAKPTADGAKRARQFVARQWSSSRKTMVNHKEKVVKAEAGKLNSLDEFLERVNTYTLAVSGMAFQDAWTLDLDRLKQCYIHVVGPDNRLIPFCAYNLTDRLGRTLYRRTP; from the coding sequence ATGGATGACAGAGAAAAAGAAGAAATTTTACTTTCGGAAACGCAAAGTGTATGCCCCGAATGCTTGCAGCGTATTCCGGCCCAACGGGTGGCAAGGGGAAACCGCGTCTTTTTGAAGAAATGCTGCCCGGAGCATGGCGAATATCAAGTCTGCGTGTGGCAGGGAGAACCCGGGTATCTGGAATGGACTAACGACCAGCCCCCATCTTCGCCGACGGTGTGCGCAACTGAAGTTAACCGGGGCTGCCCGTTTGACTGCGGCTTATGTCCGGAACACCGTCAGCAGACTTGCTGTGTGCTGCTGGAAGTGACCAATCAATGTAATTTATACTGCCCTGTCTGTTTTGCCGCAGCCTCGCCGGGTAATGTGCAGGAGCCGGATCTCTCGGTTATTGAGGGATGGTACCGGATGCTTATGCGCAGCGGCGGTCCTTATAATATCCAGTTATCAGGCGGTGAACCAACCGTTCGTGACGATCTGCCGGAGATTATCGTTCTGGGAAAACAGCTGGGGCTTGATTTTTTTCAAGTCAATACCAATGGCTTACGGCTGTCATCGGATGAAAATTATGTCGGCAGGTTGAAGGCTGCCGGTTTAAATTGTGTTTTTCTGCAGTTTGACGGAATGAGCGATAATGTTTATTTAAAATTGCGGGGCAGGCCGCTGCTCGCTATCAAGAAAAAGGTGATTGAGGTTTGCGCTGCGCATAATATTGGGGTTGTACTTGTACCCACATTGATACCGGGCGTTAATGACGGCCAAATTGGTGAGATTATACAATTCGCCGTCAGTAAAATGCCGACTGTGAGGGGAGTCCACTTTCAACCGGTCAGCTATTTTGGCAGGTATCCCAAAGAACCCCAGGATGCTGATCGGCTGACCATTCCTCAGATTATTGGCGAGATTGAGCGGCAGTCGGGCGGGAAAATGAAGGCCAGCCATTTTCGGCCGCCAGGCGGCGAGCAGGCTCATTGTTCCTTTCATGGCAATTTTGTTTTAATGCCTAATGGGGAACTAAAGCCTCTAGTGCAGGAAACCGGTGCTTGTTGCTGTCAAGCCAAACCCACAGCCGACGGGGCAAAACGTGCCAGGCAGTTTGTTGCCAGGCAATGGTCATCATCCCGGAAGACAATGGTTAATCACAAAGAAAAAGTGGTTAAGGCTGAAGCCGGTAAGCTAAACAGCCTTGATGAATTTTTGGAACGGGTGAATACGTATACGCTTGCCGTATCCGGTATGGCGTTTCAGGATGCCTGGACTTTGGACTTAGACCGATTGAAGCAATGCTATATTCATGTTGTCGGACCGGATAACCGGCTGATTCCTTTTTGCGCCTATAACCTCACTGATCGGCTGGGCAGGACTCTGTATAGGAGGACACCATGA
- a CDS encoding DVU_1553 family AMP-dependent CoA ligase: protein MTAGLAMTPLESWTASKLGASGGQMTRKQIECYQLERINETIARVRSLSPFYRRRLAGCGPEYLTKLEEFAGYPLTTANDIIEHAIQMLCVSQSQISRVVTLTTSGTTGNPKRLYFTPFDQELTIDFFRCGMSTLVKPGDRALILLPGERPGSVGDLLRKALQRIGVLSVSYGLVAQLPEAVFTMCQEQANCLVGIPVQVLAMARFWEIWGKSNWAPRCILLSTDYIPAAIVLELKRIWHCEVYEHYGMTEMGLGGGIECAVHRGCHLREADLYFEIVDPYSARSLPDGEYGEVVFTTLTRQGMPLIRYRTGDISRFILEPCSCGSKLRRLERIRTRKEGAVCFGNDQIVTMADFDEMLFALPDVVNFTVEITYDKIAELKVTAAVLPEGLLSDKSAVLRALRQLPAVQATEQDGRLLLAAEIVREWHLPQGKRAINAVGLTGEV from the coding sequence ATGACGGCCGGATTGGCAATGACACCATTAGAGTCTTGGACAGCGTCAAAGCTAGGAGCAAGCGGCGGGCAAATGACAAGAAAGCAGATTGAGTGCTATCAGTTAGAGCGGATAAATGAGACGATAGCACGTGTGCGGAGTTTGAGTCCTTTTTACCGCCGCCGCTTAGCGGGCTGCGGACCCGAATATCTTACAAAGTTAGAAGAGTTTGCCGGGTATCCTCTGACAACAGCCAATGACATTATTGAGCACGCTATTCAAATGCTGTGTGTTTCCCAGAGTCAGATCAGCCGGGTAGTCACACTGACTACCTCAGGGACTACCGGCAATCCCAAGCGACTTTATTTCACTCCTTTTGATCAGGAGCTGACAATTGATTTTTTTCGCTGTGGTATGTCAACGCTGGTGAAACCGGGTGATAGGGCGCTGATTCTGCTGCCAGGTGAACGTCCCGGCAGTGTAGGTGATCTTTTGCGTAAGGCATTGCAGCGTATCGGCGTTCTGTCTGTTTCCTATGGTCTGGTTGCGCAGCTGCCGGAGGCGGTCTTTACAATGTGTCAGGAACAGGCAAACTGTCTTGTCGGCATTCCGGTACAAGTTCTGGCTATGGCCCGGTTTTGGGAAATATGGGGGAAAAGCAATTGGGCGCCGCGATGCATACTGCTGAGTACAGATTATATTCCTGCCGCCATTGTGCTGGAACTGAAAAGGATTTGGCATTGCGAAGTTTATGAGCATTATGGCATGACCGAGATGGGATTAGGCGGGGGGATTGAGTGTGCGGTTCACCGCGGCTGCCATCTGCGGGAAGCCGATCTTTATTTTGAAATTGTCGATCCATACTCTGCCCGTTCTCTGCCGGACGGCGAATATGGCGAGGTAGTTTTTACTACCCTAACCAGGCAGGGAATGCCCCTTATCCGCTATCGAACAGGCGATATATCAAGATTTATCCTTGAACCATGTTCTTGCGGCAGCAAGCTTCGGCGCTTAGAGCGCATCCGGACAAGGAAAGAGGGAGCAGTATGCTTCGGGAATGACCAAATAGTTACAATGGCGGATTTTGATGAAATGCTCTTTGCCTTGCCTGATGTAGTCAACTTTACGGTGGAGATCACCTATGACAAAATAGCTGAATTGAAGGTAACTGCGGCTGTTCTGCCTGAAGGCCTGCTATCGGATAAATCCGCCGTTTTGCGTGCTCTCCGGCAGCTGCCTGCCGTTCAAGCGACAGAACAGGACGGCAGGCTATTACTGGCGGCAGAGATTGTTCGCGAGTGGCATCTGCCTCAGGGGAAACGGGCTATCAATGCAGTTGGCCTAACCGGGGAAGTGTAA
- a CDS encoding histidine phosphatase family protein yields MECNKQARIIYLLRHGSILTKSCERRYIGQSDVPLSGEGVRQAHMLQAEFAGKGISAVFCSDLIRSIATARIICAGLTDNLVIRADLREISMGDWEGKTFNEIAQDYPEEYAERGNNISNYRIPGAESFEKCRSRMAAAFEDIIDSTAGDIIIVGHAGINRVLLCHILGMPLANLFRIYQDYGCINILAGSGGQYRVKLLNGTHGHESQRE; encoded by the coding sequence GTGGAATGCAATAAGCAGGCAAGAATCATCTATTTGCTTCGGCATGGCAGTATATTGACCAAGAGTTGTGAGCGGCGGTATATTGGGCAAAGTGATGTTCCTTTATCCGGTGAAGGTGTGCGCCAAGCGCACATGCTGCAAGCGGAATTTGCCGGGAAAGGCATTTCGGCTGTTTTCTGCAGCGATCTTATACGTTCTATTGCTACTGCCAGGATTATTTGTGCGGGACTGACCGATAATCTGGTAATCAGAGCCGACTTACGTGAGATTAGTATGGGTGACTGGGAGGGGAAAACGTTTAACGAGATTGCCCAAGACTATCCCGAAGAGTATGCTGAACGAGGAAATAATATTAGCAATTATCGTATTCCGGGCGCTGAGAGTTTTGAGAAATGCAGGTCTAGAATGGCTGCTGCTTTTGAGGATATAATCGATTCTACGGCGGGAGATATTATTATTGTTGGCCATGCGGGAATTAACCGGGTGCTTTTGTGTCACATTCTAGGCATGCCACTTGCTAATCTTTTTCGTATTTACCAGGATTACGGCTGCATTAATATATTGGCAGGCAGCGGCGGACAATACCGCGTCAAATTGTTAAATGGTACTCACGGGCATGAAAGTCAGCGGGAATAG
- the pstB gene encoding phosphate ABC transporter ATP-binding protein PstB, with translation MEYKIQADKLKLYYGDTLALKKISLQVAENSVLALIGPSGCGKSTFIKTINRMNDLIDSVRIEGEILLDGVNIYHPDTDVVALRKRVGMVFQRPNPFPMSIYDNIAYGPRIHGLTNKSRLDGIVEKSLAGAALWDEVKDRLSASAGGLSGGQQQRLCIARLLAVEPEVLLMDEPCSALDPISTMKIEELVTELKNRYTIVMVTHNMQQAARVSDYTAFFLNGELVEHDKTDAIFTRPQDKRTEDYITGRFG, from the coding sequence ATGGAATACAAAATTCAAGCTGATAAACTGAAGCTATATTACGGCGATACGCTGGCATTAAAGAAAATATCCCTGCAGGTTGCCGAAAACAGTGTGCTGGCGTTAATCGGCCCTTCCGGCTGCGGTAAGTCAACCTTTATAAAAACGATTAACCGGATGAATGATTTAATTGACAGTGTCAGGATCGAAGGGGAAATTCTGCTGGATGGTGTAAATATTTATCATCCGGATACCGATGTGGTAGCGCTCCGCAAGCGGGTGGGAATGGTGTTCCAGCGCCCCAATCCCTTTCCCATGTCCATATATGACAACATTGCCTATGGCCCCCGCATTCACGGACTGACAAACAAAAGCCGTTTGGACGGGATTGTGGAAAAGAGCTTGGCCGGGGCGGCATTGTGGGATGAGGTGAAAGATCGTCTTTCCGCTTCCGCCGGAGGATTGTCCGGCGGGCAGCAGCAGCGTTTGTGTATTGCCCGGCTGCTGGCTGTCGAACCGGAAGTGCTGCTGATGGATGAACCCTGTTCGGCCCTGGATCCAATATCGACGATGAAAATTGAAGAATTGGTAACGGAGTTAAAAAACAGATATACGATTGTAATGGTTACGCATAATATGCAGCAGGCTGCGCGGGTATCTGACTATACGGCTTTTTTCCTGAACGGCGAACTGGTAGAGCATGATAAAACCGATGCCATATTTACCAGACCGCAGGACAAACGGACAGAAGACTACATTACCGGACGGTTCGGTTAA
- the phoU gene encoding phosphate signaling complex protein PhoU, with product MTSTRQAYNQELEDLRQKILAMGTLVGNAIEAAVQALAKQDEELARSVMDGDDVIDALEVDIEDKCMVLIARQQPLARDLRIIGTGLKITTDLERMGDHAFDIAKITGRIAHQPLIKPLIDIPRMAEMAQQMLKDSLNAYISLDITLAEQVCRADDEVDNLYQQIFRELLTYMMEDPHTISQATDIIFVGRYLERIADHATNIGEWVIYLVTGQRLRKN from the coding sequence GTGACAAGTACCAGACAAGCGTACAATCAGGAACTGGAAGATTTGCGGCAGAAAATTTTAGCGATGGGTACGTTGGTCGGCAATGCCATCGAAGCTGCCGTGCAGGCATTGGCCAAACAGGATGAAGAGCTGGCCCGGAGCGTCATGGATGGCGATGACGTGATTGATGCCCTGGAAGTGGATATTGAGGATAAGTGCATGGTGCTGATTGCCAGGCAGCAGCCTTTGGCCCGGGATCTCAGGATTATTGGTACCGGTCTTAAAATTACCACCGACCTGGAACGGATGGGAGATCACGCTTTTGACATTGCCAAGATTACAGGCAGAATTGCTCATCAGCCATTGATTAAACCGTTGATCGATATTCCCCGCATGGCGGAAATGGCGCAGCAGATGCTGAAAGATTCCCTAAATGCCTATATCAGCCTGGATATCACTTTGGCGGAGCAGGTCTGCCGGGCGGATGATGAAGTGGATAATTTATACCAGCAGATTTTTCGAGAACTGTTGACCTATATGATGGAAGATCCTCACACTATTTCTCAGGCTACGGATATTATTTTTGTCGGCCGTTATCTGGAGCGGATTGCCGATCATGCCACCAATATCGGTGAGTGGGTGATTTATCTCGTAACCGGACAGCGCCTGCGGAAAAACTAG
- a CDS encoding PhoH family protein, with protein sequence MTNQFLLIRSTDNDRHHAVGRFDGKKVVQLKYRNRNPFGVIPRNIGQIFIQECLMMSAEEAPLVIIKGPAGTAKTFYSLAVGLYKNMEVRPREYHHLLICRPNTLLDDGIGFLPGSETEKIEPYMRSIKDNLFTLLSGNSATHDKDIVRVEETVNMMFENRIIQTEALAYQRGRSLQKYWVIFDEMQNSTPRQAKAVLTRPGLGTKIIMLGDPAQIDHPLLDNQSNGLVYASEKMLGSRLCFQVTLQPDECERSPLAAEAAMRL encoded by the coding sequence ATGACCAATCAGTTTTTATTAATCCGCTCCACCGATAATGACCGTCACCATGCTGTCGGCCGGTTTGACGGTAAAAAGGTGGTCCAGCTGAAATACCGGAACCGCAATCCTTTTGGCGTAATTCCCCGGAATATCGGCCAGATATTTATCCAGGAATGTCTGATGATGAGCGCTGAGGAAGCACCCCTGGTAATCATTAAAGGCCCGGCAGGAACGGCGAAAACTTTTTACTCGCTTGCCGTGGGTTTATATAAAAACATGGAAGTTCGTCCCCGGGAATATCACCATCTGCTTATCTGCCGGCCCAATACCCTGCTGGACGACGGAATTGGTTTTTTACCGGGATCGGAGACGGAAAAAATTGAGCCTTATATGCGTTCCATCAAAGACAACCTGTTCACCTTGCTGTCAGGCAATTCGGCAACGCATGACAAAGACATCGTTCGCGTAGAAGAAACAGTCAATATGATGTTTGAGAACCGCATTATTCAAACCGAAGCCCTGGCTTATCAGCGCGGCCGCTCGCTGCAAAAATACTGGGTAATCTTTGACGAAATGCAGAATTCCACCCCGCGCCAGGCTAAAGCAGTGCTGACCCGGCCTGGTCTGGGAACAAAAATTATCATGCTGGGCGACCCGGCTCAAATCGATCATCCTCTCCTGGATAACCAATCGAACGGTTTGGTATATGCCAGTGAGAAAATGCTGGGCTCCAGATTATGTTTCCAGGTTACACTGCAGCCGGATGAATGCGAACGTTCCCCACTGGCCGCCGAAGCCGCAATGCGGCTGTAA
- a CDS encoding PIN domain-containing protein — protein sequence MNKYYVLDTNVLLHSPNAIYAFSEHTVVIPEVVIEELDRFKKESTDRGANSRHISRIIDSLRTQGNLLEGVSINDQGGILKLESNHMNTPIPLYWDKEKADNRILQVCKGLAEENHSTILVSRDTNMRVKASILQLQAEDFRNDKVPKIENQYTGRAVVYASSEVINQFYQDDINFIHPDL from the coding sequence TTGAATAAATATTACGTGCTGGATACAAATGTGCTTCTACATTCGCCAAACGCAATCTATGCTTTTAGCGAGCACACGGTTGTTATTCCTGAAGTTGTAATTGAAGAATTAGACCGCTTCAAAAAAGAATCAACCGACCGCGGCGCCAACAGTCGTCATATCAGCCGTATTATCGATTCGCTGCGAACCCAGGGCAATCTATTGGAAGGAGTCTCCATCAATGACCAGGGAGGAATTTTGAAACTGGAATCCAACCATATGAACACGCCCATTCCTCTGTATTGGGACAAAGAAAAAGCCGATAATCGTATTTTGCAGGTCTGCAAAGGATTGGCTGAAGAAAACCACTCTACCATATTGGTGAGCCGCGATACCAATATGCGGGTAAAGGCTTCGATTCTGCAACTGCAGGCAGAAGATTTCCGCAACGACAAAGTGCCAAAAATCGAAAATCAATATACCGGTCGGGCTGTTGTCTATGCATCTTCCGAAGTCATCAACCAATTTTATCAGGATGATATCAATTTCATTCACCCGGATCTGTAA
- a CDS encoding ATP-binding protein produces MFKWKIRTRLITAFLVLILVTLSLIGSYVLWYFHRHNIDSLSANLLTSAQITEQLLEQYMQNPKGKAEIDTIIKELGITTGLRATVIAIDGTVLADSWENPATMENHSSRPEITAALAGESGTAVRYSTTLNENMLYVSVPLRQAGETIGIIRVASTLSKVEAGFTKIRSALLVAIFLTSLLAFFLSLRLARYYTAPLETITATAREIADGNLNERVHIRTGDELELLAHTLNKLAANLDDKIREMAEEAGKMSLILEHMDNAVILLDRYGRVTTANRMARDVFGILPSMLGKHNIHVIGNSLLDRNVHETIEQAKTRLIDLKITIQGTRRVFQVFLAPIAASASDISGVLTVFHDITVLQEIQDRQADFVANASHELATPLTAIKGFTETLLDGALADPEASAKFVNIIHTEAERMHRLVKDLLQLAKLNSQEYRQQITLEPTPLAPLIAAVVQDLSPQSRQKKISLTLESPPDPVVVKANPDWLKQVLVNLIDNGIKYSPEGGRLLLKFWQENNDAVILVKDWGAGIPAKDLPLIFERFYRVDRARTRSTDSAGGTGLGLAIVKFIIDMLGGSISVQSDINSGTAFTIHLPLAATSQK; encoded by the coding sequence ATGTTCAAATGGAAAATACGCACCCGGCTGATAACCGCCTTTTTGGTGTTGATCCTGGTCACGCTGTCACTCATCGGCAGTTACGTACTTTGGTACTTTCACCGCCATAATATAGATTCACTGTCCGCTAATCTGCTGACCAGCGCTCAAATCACCGAACAGCTGCTGGAGCAATATATGCAGAATCCGAAAGGAAAAGCGGAAATTGATACGATAATTAAAGAACTGGGCATCACAACCGGCCTGCGGGCAACCGTCATTGCTATAGACGGAACAGTACTGGCCGACTCCTGGGAAAACCCCGCGACTATGGAAAACCATTCTTCCCGGCCGGAAATAACAGCGGCCCTGGCCGGTGAATCCGGAACTGCCGTACGCTATAGCACAACCTTAAATGAAAACATGCTCTATGTCTCCGTTCCTCTCCGGCAAGCCGGAGAAACGATTGGCATCATTCGGGTCGCCAGTACTCTGTCCAAGGTGGAAGCCGGATTTACCAAAATACGTTCCGCCCTGCTCGTTGCCATTTTTCTGACCTCCCTGCTTGCCTTCTTTCTCAGCCTGCGTCTGGCACGATATTATACCGCCCCTCTGGAAACTATAACGGCGACGGCCCGGGAGATTGCCGATGGCAACCTGAATGAACGGGTTCATATCCGTACCGGCGACGAGCTGGAACTGCTGGCCCATACCCTGAATAAACTGGCTGCCAATCTGGATGACAAAATCAGGGAAATGGCGGAAGAAGCCGGAAAAATGTCACTGATTCTGGAACATATGGATAATGCCGTCATTCTGTTGGACCGTTACGGCCGGGTAACAACCGCCAACCGGATGGCCCGGGATGTCTTCGGGATCTTGCCATCCATGCTAGGTAAACATAATATCCATGTCATCGGCAACAGCCTGCTGGATCGGAATGTCCATGAAACCATTGAGCAAGCTAAAACCCGGTTGATTGACCTTAAAATCACCATTCAGGGAACGCGCCGGGTATTTCAGGTGTTTTTAGCCCCGATTGCCGCTTCCGCCAGCGATATCAGCGGCGTATTGACCGTATTCCATGACATCACTGTCCTGCAGGAAATTCAAGATCGCCAGGCTGACTTTGTCGCCAATGCTTCTCATGAGCTGGCGACACCGCTGACTGCCATTAAAGGCTTCACCGAGACTTTATTGGACGGAGCGCTGGCCGATCCGGAAGCAAGCGCCAAATTCGTCAATATTATTCATACCGAAGCCGAGCGGATGCATCGCCTGGTGAAAGATTTGCTGCAGCTGGCTAAACTCAATTCCCAGGAATACCGGCAGCAGATTACGCTTGAGCCTACGCCCCTGGCGCCTTTGATCGCCGCTGTCGTTCAGGATCTTTCACCTCAATCCCGGCAAAAAAAAATTTCCCTTACCTTGGAATCTCCCCCCGATCCGGTAGTGGTCAAAGCCAATCCCGACTGGCTGAAACAAGTTCTGGTCAATCTGATTGACAACGGGATCAAGTACAGCCCTGAAGGCGGCCGGCTGCTGCTGAAATTCTGGCAGGAAAACAACGATGCCGTAATTCTGGTCAAAGACTGGGGAGCCGGCATCCCCGCCAAGGATTTGCCGCTGATTTTTGAGCGCTTCTACCGGGTAGACAGGGCACGGACCCGCAGCACTGACAGCGCCGGCGGTACCGGTCTGGGTCTGGCGATCGTCAAATTCATTATTGATATGCTTGGCGGCAGCATTTCTGTTCAAAGCGATATCAATTCCGGTACGGCCTTTACAATCCATTTGCCTTTAGCCGCAACCAGCCAAAAATAG
- a CDS encoding glycosyltransferase: MQTATRNVLIVSASIGSGHTQAAQAVADELGRCCPHIRVRVIDFMGEENSYLGILLKETYLKMLHISPNMYDWLYRWSHMPVQGSKVQNLLARLLKKNMLRLIRCYQPDLIITTHPFPCGAAAHLKSIGKTGIPLAAVITDFSVHRLWVYRQVDDYCVPNEETRLELVRQGIRPERIHITGIPLRADFAKPAGGSAIAVELGLDLRQPVVLVMGGGLGLGGMGKAFFELNKIKLPLQLIVVAGQNAELRDSLQRIGEESEHMVKVLGFSDRIRELMDIAAVLITKPGALTVSEGMARGLPMLLYDSIPGQEMDNAAYLARQGAAFWVQQGEHLGDAVTGLLTNPALRSAIGARAGELGRPHSAAEVVRVLDLHLLHRNRSAK; encoded by the coding sequence ATGCAGACAGCAACCCGTAATGTTTTGATTGTGTCCGCCTCTATCGGGTCGGGTCATACCCAGGCAGCTCAGGCTGTCGCCGATGAACTGGGCCGCTGCTGTCCCCATATCAGGGTGCGGGTAATCGATTTTATGGGAGAAGAAAATTCCTACCTCGGTATTTTATTAAAAGAAACTTATTTGAAAATGCTGCATATATCGCCCAATATGTATGACTGGCTGTATCGATGGTCCCATATGCCGGTACAGGGGTCAAAAGTACAAAACCTCTTGGCCCGGCTGCTGAAGAAAAATATGCTGCGGCTCATTCGCTGCTATCAGCCGGATCTTATTATTACGACTCACCCTTTTCCCTGCGGTGCGGCAGCCCATCTTAAAAGTATCGGTAAAACCGGGATTCCACTGGCTGCTGTCATTACCGATTTTTCTGTCCATCGCCTATGGGTATACCGGCAGGTAGACGATTATTGTGTGCCAAATGAAGAAACCCGGCTGGAATTAGTGCGGCAGGGAATCCGTCCCGAACGGATTCATATTACCGGCATTCCTTTACGGGCTGACTTTGCCAAACCAGCCGGAGGATCAGCCATTGCCGTCGAACTGGGCCTGGATTTGCGTCAGCCGGTTGTTTTGGTTATGGGAGGCGGCTTGGGTCTGGGTGGAATGGGAAAAGCTTTTTTTGAGCTGAATAAAATCAAACTTCCCCTGCAGCTGATTGTCGTTGCCGGACAGAATGCCGAACTGCGGGACAGTCTTCAAAGAATAGGGGAAGAATCGGAGCATATGGTCAAAGTTTTGGGGTTCAGTGATCGAATTCGCGAACTGATGGATATTGCCGCGGTATTGATTACAAAACCGGGGGCGCTGACAGTAAGCGAAGGAATGGCCAGAGGACTGCCGATGCTGCTTTATGATTCCATTCCCGGACAGGAAATGGATAATGCCGCGTATCTTGCCCGGCAGGGGGCCGCATTCTGGGTGCAGCAAGGGGAGCATCTTGGCGATGCTGTAACAGGGTTATTGACCAACCCCGCTCTGCGCAGCGCTATCGGAGCAAGAGCCGGCGAACTGGGGAGGCCTCATTCGGCGGCGGAGGTAGTACGTGTTTTGGATTTACATTTGTTACACCGGAACCGGTCGGCGAAATAG
- a CDS encoding zinc dependent phospholipase C family protein, with product MLSLPVLKKASLIIGCRMVLTAVSPLQGIIDRPGITHEFCNRQALEILRQDGFTQCAAFLAQYSKQLNAGVYWADTGWKNAGHYFQPVSRKGLWHFDNARHDYYTYLRGAVISARKQDYGKAAFFLGAAAHLVQDVCVPHHARAKLFSGHKEYEAWAQEHYLTYAAASQGIYRNDRRNKDWIVVNATVAADLFDWVNSDRGNLDYHSASAVLLPLAQRSTAGLFQWFYGIISHNAQHTVVA from the coding sequence ATGCTGTCATTGCCGGTACTGAAAAAAGCATCCCTGATTATCGGCTGCAGAATGGTCCTTACCGCCGTCAGCCCGTTGCAGGGAATTATTGACCGTCCCGGAATTACCCATGAATTTTGTAACCGTCAGGCGCTGGAAATCCTCCGTCAGGATGGATTTACCCAATGCGCCGCTTTTTTGGCGCAGTATAGCAAACAGTTGAATGCCGGTGTTTATTGGGCCGATACCGGCTGGAAAAATGCCGGCCATTATTTTCAGCCGGTAAGCCGGAAAGGACTGTGGCATTTCGACAATGCCCGGCATGACTATTATACGTACCTTCGCGGCGCTGTTATCAGCGCCAGAAAGCAGGATTACGGCAAGGCGGCATTTTTTCTCGGGGCAGCGGCTCATTTAGTTCAGGATGTCTGCGTGCCCCATCATGCCAGAGCAAAATTATTTTCCGGACATAAAGAATATGAAGCTTGGGCCCAGGAACATTACCTTACTTATGCGGCAGCTTCTCAGGGGATTTATCGAAACGACAGGCGGAACAAGGACTGGATTGTCGTCAACGCTACGGTGGCGGCGGACTTGTTTGACTGGGTAAACAGCGACAGAGGCAATCTGGATTATCATTCGGCGAGCGCTGTTTTGCTGCCGCTGGCCCAGCGTTCCACAGCCGGCTTGTTTCAATGGTTTTATGGGATTATCAGTCATAATGCGCAGCACACGGTTGTGGCCTGA